The Thermus brockianus genome window below encodes:
- a CDS encoding aspartate aminotransferase family protein, protein MGMDPFTLFERHINPGLAGLLRFTGLDRTESHAEGPYVWDTTGKRYLDFLGLYGTLNLGHRHPKVVAAVEAQLRRMPMSVRVLVSEPTARLAAKLAEITPEGLEMVFFGNSGAEAVEAAIKLARAYTGKPGIVTTQGGFHGKTMGALSLTPKPEYQDPAKPLLPGVKVVPYGDLEALEAALDEDTAAVIVEPIQGEGGIRVPPEGYLRGVRELTQKRGILMIADEVQTGLGRTGKLFGVDWEGVSPDLMTLAKALGGGVMPIGACVGRREVFEVFKQNPLYHSSTFGGNPLAAAAALAAIEVTLEENLPERALEVGGYLMEGLKALQGEFPHLIEDVRGRGLMLGIEFTDADIGALVVAELAERGVITAFGLNNPKVVRLEPPLIIGKEHVDEALAALSESLKATERALEGLLG, encoded by the coding sequence TTGGGCATGGACCCTTTCACCCTCTTTGAACGGCACATCAACCCTGGGCTTGCTGGGCTTCTCCGCTTTACCGGCCTTGACCGCACCGAGTCCCACGCCGAAGGCCCGTATGTCTGGGACACCACGGGCAAGCGCTACCTGGACTTTTTGGGGCTTTACGGCACCCTGAACCTAGGGCACCGCCACCCCAAGGTGGTGGCCGCCGTGGAGGCGCAACTTCGGCGCATGCCCATGTCCGTGCGGGTCCTCGTTTCCGAGCCCACGGCGCGGCTTGCCGCCAAGCTGGCGGAGATCACCCCTGAGGGCCTGGAGATGGTCTTCTTCGGCAACTCCGGGGCCGAGGCGGTGGAGGCGGCCATCAAGCTGGCCCGGGCCTACACGGGGAAGCCCGGCATCGTCACCACCCAAGGGGGCTTCCACGGTAAGACCATGGGGGCCCTTTCCCTCACCCCCAAGCCCGAGTACCAGGACCCCGCCAAGCCCCTCCTTCCCGGGGTCAAGGTGGTGCCCTATGGGGACCTCGAGGCCCTGGAGGCTGCCCTGGACGAGGACACCGCCGCCGTCATCGTGGAGCCCATCCAAGGGGAAGGGGGTATCCGGGTGCCCCCGGAGGGGTACCTGAGGGGCGTCAGGGAGCTTACCCAAAAGCGGGGCATTCTCATGATCGCCGACGAGGTGCAGACCGGCCTGGGCCGCACCGGGAAGCTTTTTGGGGTGGACTGGGAAGGGGTTTCCCCCGACCTCATGACCCTGGCCAAGGCCTTGGGGGGCGGGGTGATGCCCATCGGGGCCTGCGTGGGCCGGCGGGAGGTCTTTGAGGTCTTCAAGCAAAACCCCCTCTACCACTCCTCCACCTTCGGCGGCAACCCTCTGGCGGCGGCGGCGGCCCTGGCGGCCATAGAGGTGACCTTGGAGGAGAACCTGCCCGAGAGGGCCTTGGAGGTGGGGGGGTACCTCATGGAGGGGCTAAAGGCCTTGCAAGGGGAGTTCCCCCACCTCATAGAGGACGTGCGGGGCCGGGGGCTGATGCTGGGCATAGAGTTCACCGACGCCGATATCGGCGCCTTGGTGGTGGCCGAGCTGGCCGAACGGGGGGTGATCACCGCCTTCGGCCTCAACAACCCCAAGGTGGTGCGCTTGGAGCCCCCCCTCATCATCGGCAAGGAACACGTGGACGAGGCCCTAGCCGCCCTTTCCGAGAGCCTAAAGGCCACCGAGAGGGCCTTGGAGGGCCTCCTGGGTTAG
- a CDS encoding acyl-CoA thioesterase: protein METTTLLKVRYAETDQMGVVHHSVYAVYLEAARVDFLEQAGLPYHAIEARGVYFPVVELGLTFRAPARFGEVVAVKTRLAGLSRRDLRFAYRVEREGLLLAEGYTRHLCQVGERAGRIPEDLYQALRVLHLG from the coding sequence ATGGAGACCACAACCCTCCTAAAGGTCCGCTACGCCGAAACCGACCAGATGGGGGTGGTGCACCACTCCGTCTACGCCGTTTACCTGGAGGCGGCCCGGGTGGACTTTTTGGAGCAGGCCGGGCTTCCCTACCACGCCATTGAGGCCCGGGGCGTCTATTTCCCCGTGGTGGAGCTTGGCCTCACCTTCCGCGCCCCCGCCCGCTTCGGCGAGGTGGTGGCGGTAAAAACCCGGCTTGCGGGCCTTTCCCGGCGCGACCTCCGCTTCGCCTACCGGGTGGAGCGGGAGGGCCTCCTCTTGGCGGAAGGCTACACCCGCCACCTCTGCCAGGTGGGGGAGAGGGCGGGGCGTATCCCGGAAGACCTCTACCAAGCCTTGCGTGTGCTACACTTAGGGTAG
- a CDS encoding ribosome-binding factor A, producing the protein MYGRAHLEERLKRALAEALQGLEDPRLFLLTVEAVRLSPDGKVLTVYVEAFAEEEKALAALEHAKGRLLSALAERVRLRRLPRLAFMPWRPQPS; encoded by the coding sequence ATGTACGGCCGGGCCCATTTGGAGGAGCGTTTGAAGCGGGCCCTGGCCGAGGCCCTCCAGGGCCTCGAGGACCCCAGGCTCTTCCTCCTCACCGTGGAAGCGGTGCGGCTTTCCCCTGACGGAAAGGTCCTCACCGTGTACGTGGAGGCCTTCGCCGAGGAGGAGAAGGCCCTGGCCGCCCTGGAGCACGCCAAGGGGAGGCTCCTTTCCGCCCTGGCGGAAAGGGTGCGCCTCCGGCGCCTGCCCCGGCTGGCGTTTATGCCATGGAGACCACAACCCTCCTAA
- a CDS encoding DUF4143 domain-containing protein, with translation MDLYLLRRLPPLEAHVGKRLIRSPKLYLRDSGLVHALLHIPDLEALLAHPVVGASYEGFVVENLLRVLPEGGEAFFYRTRAGAEVDLVLSLPGGRMVAVEVKRSLAPKPSRGFLEAIGDLAPQAAYVVYPGKEAFPLGRGVWATPLKALMENVGRGA, from the coding sequence GTGGACCTCTACTTGCTCCGGCGCCTCCCTCCTTTGGAGGCCCACGTGGGCAAGCGCCTGATTAGGTCGCCGAAGCTGTATCTCCGGGATAGCGGTCTCGTGCACGCCCTTCTCCACATCCCCGACCTCGAGGCCTTGCTGGCCCATCCTGTGGTGGGGGCGAGCTACGAGGGGTTTGTCGTGGAGAACCTCCTGCGGGTTTTGCCCGAGGGCGGGGAGGCCTTTTTCTACCGCACCCGGGCAGGAGCGGAGGTGGACCTGGTCCTTTCCCTACCTGGTGGGAGGATGGTGGCCGTGGAGGTGAAGCGAAGCCTGGCCCCCAAGCCTTCCAGGGGGTTTTTGGAAGCCATAGGGGACCTGGCGCCCCAGGCCGCCTATGTGGTCTACCCTGGAAAGGAGGCCTTTCCCCTCGGGAGGGGGGTTTGGGCCACGCCCCTAAAGGCCCTCATGGAGAACGTGGGGCGGGGTGCCTAG
- the glmM gene encoding phosphoglucosamine mutase, with protein sequence MRRYFGTDGVRGEAGKHPLTPEFVLKLGQAAGAYFRREGARPVVLLAKDTRESSDLLEAALAAGLLSQGVRVEHLGVLPTPGVAHLTQRLGATAGAMISASHNPYQDNGIKFFGPAGEKLPDEAEEAIEALLEEAHPTRGIGTVGDFREAERMYLDFLLEHAPDLSGLKVGLDLAHGATCRVGPKLFQRVGAEVMAFFNTPDGRNINKGCGSTHPEALSRFVVELGLDLGIAFDGDGDRALFVDRKGRLFHGDHVLYLAALAFGEEGVVGTVMSNMGLEVALKEKGIAFHRAQVGDRYVLEMLKEKDLYLGGEPSGHVIFRRHHTTGDGLFTALMVLGALKRTGGDLADWYEALPLYPQVLLNVKVADKAKVMGHPRLKEAVAEAERRLGGRGRVNVRPSGTEPVVRVMVEAEEGAEALAKELAALVRSLDQG encoded by the coding sequence ATGAGGCGCTACTTTGGCACCGATGGGGTGCGGGGGGAGGCGGGCAAGCACCCCCTTACCCCGGAGTTCGTCCTAAAGCTGGGCCAGGCGGCGGGGGCCTACTTCCGCCGGGAGGGGGCGAGGCCGGTGGTCCTCCTCGCCAAGGATACCCGGGAGTCCTCGGACCTCCTGGAGGCGGCCTTGGCGGCGGGGCTTCTTTCCCAAGGGGTGCGGGTGGAGCACCTGGGGGTGCTCCCCACCCCGGGGGTGGCCCACCTGACCCAGCGGCTTGGGGCCACCGCCGGGGCCATGATTTCGGCGAGCCACAACCCCTATCAGGACAACGGCATCAAGTTCTTTGGCCCTGCTGGGGAGAAACTCCCCGACGAGGCGGAGGAGGCCATAGAGGCGCTTCTAGAGGAGGCCCACCCCACCCGGGGCATCGGCACGGTGGGGGACTTCCGGGAGGCCGAAAGGATGTACCTGGACTTCCTATTGGAACATGCCCCGGACCTCTCGGGCCTCAAGGTGGGCCTGGACCTGGCCCACGGGGCCACCTGCCGGGTAGGGCCGAAGCTCTTCCAGAGGGTGGGTGCCGAGGTCATGGCCTTCTTCAACACCCCCGACGGCCGCAACATCAACAAGGGGTGCGGCTCCACCCACCCGGAGGCCCTGAGCCGCTTCGTGGTGGAGCTCGGCCTGGACCTGGGCATCGCCTTTGACGGGGACGGGGACCGGGCCCTTTTCGTGGACCGCAAGGGCCGCCTCTTCCATGGGGACCACGTCCTCTACCTGGCCGCCTTGGCCTTTGGGGAGGAGGGGGTGGTGGGGACGGTGATGAGCAACATGGGCCTCGAGGTGGCCCTCAAGGAGAAGGGCATCGCCTTCCACCGGGCGCAGGTGGGGGACCGGTACGTGCTGGAGATGCTCAAGGAAAAGGACCTTTACCTTGGGGGGGAGCCCTCGGGGCACGTGATCTTCCGCCGCCACCACACCACGGGGGACGGGCTTTTCACCGCCCTCATGGTGCTTGGGGCCCTGAAGCGCACGGGCGGAGACCTCGCCGACTGGTACGAGGCCCTTCCCCTTTACCCCCAGGTCCTCCTCAACGTGAAGGTGGCGGACAAGGCCAAGGTGATGGGCCACCCCAGGCTCAAGGAGGCGGTGGCCGAGGCGGAGAGGAGGCTTGGGGGAAGGGGCCGGGTCAACGTGCGCCCCTCGGGCACCGAGCCCGTGGTGCGGGTCATGGTGGAGGCGGAGGAGGGGGCGGAAGCCTTGGCGAAGGAGCTCGCTGCCCTGGTGCGTTCCCTGGACCAAGGGTAG
- a CDS encoding AzlC family ABC transporter permease: MRQGLLAAWPVALGYFPVAVAFGMAGAGAGLAPWAVQLLSLLVFAGASQFAFLGLLAEGASPWLATGMALLLNLRHAFYGPALRPYLAGHPLLAFFLTDEVFAVALKFLPGLPQTARTGFFLGLGLGAYLAWNLGTLLGVFGATRLKGLPGVGEGLSFALPALFSLLALPHLRNPVALGAGLLAFALHLLGQTAWGLVLAGVLGFLWRRP, translated from the coding sequence TTGCGCCAGGGGCTTCTCGCCGCCTGGCCCGTGGCCTTGGGGTACTTTCCCGTGGCCGTGGCCTTCGGCATGGCTGGGGCCGGCGCAGGGCTTGCCCCTTGGGCCGTGCAGCTCCTTTCCCTCCTGGTCTTCGCCGGGGCGAGCCAGTTCGCCTTCCTCGGCCTCCTGGCAGAAGGGGCCTCGCCCTGGCTCGCCACGGGAATGGCCCTTCTCCTAAACCTGCGCCACGCCTTCTACGGACCAGCCCTAAGGCCTTACCTGGCAGGCCATCCCCTCCTGGCCTTCTTCCTCACCGACGAGGTCTTCGCCGTGGCCCTAAAGTTCCTCCCTGGACTACCCCAAACCGCCCGCACGGGGTTTTTCCTAGGCCTTGGCCTCGGCGCCTATCTGGCCTGGAACCTCGGCACCCTCCTGGGCGTCTTCGGCGCCACAAGGCTAAAGGGGCTTCCGGGGGTGGGGGAAGGCCTTTCCTTCGCCCTGCCCGCCCTCTTCTCCCTCCTCGCCCTACCCCATTTGCGGAACCCCGTGGCCCTGGGCGCCGGGCTTTTGGCCTTCGCCCTCCACCTCCTGGGCCAGACCGCCTGGGGGCTCGTCTTGGCGGGCGTCTTGGGCTTCTTGTGGAGGCGGCCTTGA
- a CDS encoding AzlD domain-containing protein, whose protein sequence is MTPILVLALGTLLLRYLPWREEKGPSPGQAGPALVVALFLVSAFGPPPSWLWAKTLAALCVVFLAWRLSRHLGLSVLLGMAAYALF, encoded by the coding sequence TTGACCCCCATCCTGGTTCTGGCCCTGGGCACCTTGCTCCTCCGCTATCTGCCCTGGCGGGAGGAAAAGGGCCCTTCCCCAGGCCAAGCGGGGCCCGCCCTGGTGGTGGCCCTCTTCCTGGTTTCCGCCTTCGGACCGCCCCCTTCTTGGCTTTGGGCCAAGACCCTGGCCGCCCTTTGTGTGGTCTTCCTCGCCTGGAGGCTTTCCCGCCACCTCGGCCTCAGCGTCCTCCTCGGGATGGCGGCCTACGCCCTCTTCTAG